In Amaranthus tricolor cultivar Red isolate AtriRed21 chromosome 5, ASM2621246v1, whole genome shotgun sequence, a genomic segment contains:
- the LOC130813924 gene encoding uncharacterized protein LOC130813924, translating to MTSFLTHPSLHTFLNCPKLHFSHNPKPLRFTITYASLPARDRIIDFGKYKGRMLGTLPSTYLKWVSNNLRARDFEEWANLADQVLQDPIYNDRVEWEYAQKLLNGDVLNTNSKSESEGIVTDLLEISERFGWDNEDKIGWKKIDFEMLGTSKGGRIPRVKVKKDDELIKSKIDEDRKVELREKRDERRDRVRSRRSIHSENKKIRVKNVVEIESKDERNKNLKGKEKFESNTEVYNPFPGREMLLRKVINRRGIKLDI from the coding sequence ATGACTTCTTTTCTAACTCACCCTTCATTGCACACATTCCTCAACTGTCCTAAACTCCATTTCTCACACAACCCAAAACCCTTAAGATTCACAATCACTTATGCATCCCTCCCAGCAAGAGACAGAATCATTGATTTTGGGAAATACAAGGGAAGAATGCTAGGGACTCTACCTTCAACTTACCTGAAATGGGTATCAAACAATCTTAGAGCAAGAGATTTTGAGGAATGGGCTAACCTTGCTGATCAAGTCCTCCAAGACCCAATTTACAACGACCGAGTAGAGTGGGAGTATGCTCAAAAACTCCTGAACGGCGACGTATTGAATACTAACTCAAAATCTGAATCTGAAGGTATTGTTACTGATTTGCTTGAAATTAGTGAGAGATTTGGATGGGATAATGAGGATAAGATTGGGTGGAAAAAGATTGATTTCGAAATGCTTGGAACATCTAAAGGAGGGAGGATTCCGAGAGTGAAAGTTAAAAAAGATGACGAGTTAATCAAATCGAAGATTGATGAAGATAGAAAGGTTGAATTAAGGGAGAAAAGAGATGAGAGAAGAGATAGGGTGAGATCGAGGAGATCGATTCATagtgaaaataagaaaattagggttaagaatGTGGTTGAGATTGAGAGTAAAGATGAAAGGAATAAGAATTTGAAGGGTAAAGagaaatttgaatcaaataCAGAGGTTTACAATCCTTTTCCTGGAAGAGAAATGCTATTACGAAAGGTTATCAATCGGAGAGGAATCAAATTAGATATATAA
- the LOC130813923 gene encoding uncharacterized protein LOC130813923 has protein sequence MTNATETAISYNNPLGKLPDHLLIEIFIRVPVTDWTNISCVKKQWAHLFEGEYMWQAALVKTYPFASLAKKWPGPIPQGLSKRRFTALYISTHIFSLEDEMDEIVGHTYLFLKEQLEISIMPAPSTILHGTIIDQFIACGKSRERAHELASLIWLAVIDNLEENERTFHLLKRLALEGNVFLPFPYSRSNKVLWRIFEKLFTDFRDCLSHVNYYDLLASAKSRFQPIPSTWLGY, from the exons ATGACTAATGCCACTGAAACTGCAATCTCATACAACAACCCACTTGGGAAGCTTCCCGATCATTTGCTAATTGAGATATTTATTCGTGTCCCTGTGACCGACTGGACTAACATATCGTGCGTGAAGAAGCAATGGGCACATTTGTTTGAAGGAGAGTATATGTGGCAAGCTGCTCTTGTTAAGACGTATCCTTTTGCGAGTCTTGCTAAAAAGTGGCCAGGACCAATTCCTCAAGGTCTGAGTAAAAG GAGATTCACAGCTTTGTATATCAGTACACACATCTTTTCCCTAGAAGATGAGATGGATGAGATTGTGGGTCATACATATCTCTTTCTGAAGGAACAACTTGAAATTTCAATCATGCCAGCCCCTTCTACAATACTCCATGGGACAATTATAG ATCAGTTCATAGCATGTGGGAAATCAAGAGAACGGGCTCATGAACTTGCTTCTTTAATCTGGCTCGCTGTTATCGACAATCTAGAGGAAAATGAGAGAACATTCCATTTACTGAAGCGGTTGGCTCTGGAAGGAAAT GTATTTCTTCCATTTCCGTATTCGAGATCAAACAAAGTGTTGTGGAGGATATTCGAAAAGCTATTCACAGATTTTCGTGATTGCTTGAGTCATGTCAACTACTATGACCTCTTGGCGAGTGCTAAGTCCAGATTTCAGCCGATACCATCTACTTGGTTGGGTTACTAA